The Chryseolinea soli nucleotide sequence GAGATTTGTGTGGGATGTCCTGTTGCTTTTCCGCCCGGGAATTATCCGCTCGCAAAGAGAATATGACAACATAAACAACTTCGATATGTTTAGAAACTACTTCAAGACTGCCTGGCGCCATCTCGTGAGCAGCAAATATTACAGTGCGCTCAACCTCTTGGGACTCACCCTGGGGCTCACGGTGGGATTGCTCATTCTGCTGTGGGTGAATGATGAGCTGCACTACGACGGCTTCCACAGCAAGGCCGACCGGATCTATCGGATCAACGTGAACCTGGAATCGAGCGGCAACAAATTTTCGGTGTCAGTTGTGCAGCCCACCGTGGCCTTCTATGGATTGAAAGAGATTGCTGACATTGAGCAGGCCGCACGCATCACGCAGACGCAAGACTATGCCGTTTTTCGCCACAAGGATGTGGCGCTCAGCAAAAATGTGGCGGTCTATACCGATCCCTCTTTCTTTAAGATCTTTGACTATCCCTTGGTGGAAGGCGACTTGAAAAATCCATTCCCCACACCCGAGTCGGTGGTGCTCACCCAAGCCACGGCGAAACGATTCTTTGGAGACGAAGATCCGTTGGGAAAGATCTTGTTGGCCGACAACAAAGACAATTTCGTGGTGAGTGGCGTCATGGCCGATTTCCCGGATAACTCCGGCATAAAATGCGACATCCTGTTTTCTACTTCGCTAGCGGAGAAGCAAAGTAAGGATCGGGGATGGCAACCGTTGGAAGAACAATGGGGCAATTATGGTTGGGTCACGTTTCTTCAATTGCGCCCCGGCACGAACCTTAAATCGGTAGAAGAGAAGCTTACCCAGATCAACATCAAGCATCAGCCGGCGTTGAAGCCCGTAGACGTAGGTTTCTACACGCTCCAATCGCTAAAAGATCTCCATCTCTACGACACCGATGGCAAACCCAGTGGCATGCAAACCGTGAAGATCTTCGCCATCGTGGCAGCGTTGATCCTGCTCATTGCGTCGATCAACTATGTGAACCTTTTCACGGCCCGCGCGACGTTGCGCTCGAAGGAAGTGAGCGTCAGAAAAATTATTGGTGCCTCGCGAAAACAGCTCTTCAATCAATTCGTCGTTCAGACCCTTTTGTTTTTCCTGATCGCTCTAACGGTAGCGCTGGGGTTGATCTCGTTTCTCATGCCCTACTACAACGTGCTTGCCGGCAAGCACATGGTGCTCGATCCATTTAGTCCGATGGTTTGGAAAGTGATTGGCGCCACCTTACTGGTAACGCTGTTGGCTTCCAGCGTTTATCCGGCCATGTTGTTGTCGTCTTTTCACCCGATCCATGCACTGCGCCAAAAATTGTCTTGGGGCATTCGCAATGCGGCGTTCCGAAAAATTTTGGTGGTTTGTCAGTTTGCGTTTTCCGTCGGGCTGATCATTGCCACGCTGATGATCGGCCGGCAGCTCACTTTTTTAAGAGAAAAGGAATTGGGCTATGATAAGTCGTTCGTGATCGGGCTCGACATGAACCGTATGAAAGATCATTTCGAAGAAGTGAAAAGCCAACTGCTCTCCCAGACCAGCATCACGGGTGTCACCAGCGCCACCAACAACATTACTAACGTAGGCGGCGCGTCGCTGGATGTTGACTGGGATGGCAAAGATCCCAATGGCAGTTTCTTTATCCACGACATGGGCATCGACAAGGACTTTATTTCGCTTTTCAAGATCGAGATGATCGAGGGGAAAAATTTTACAGGCGCCGCTACCGATTCGTCTTACTTTATTTTGAATGAAACCGCCGTGCGTGAAAGTGGCATCAAAGATCCGATTGGAAAGCGATTCCGGTTGCATCGTATCGAGGGGACCATCGTGGGGGTAGTGAAAGATTTTCATTTTGTTTCGCTCCGGCAAAAAATAGAACCTTTTGTCTTTCATTATGAGCCCGTGAGTTCGGGATTGTTTGTGAAAGCCAATGCCAATGGCGCGAAGGATGCGTTGCGCCACATCGAGAAGGTGTGGAATCAGTACAATGATGGGTTTCCTTTTGATTACGCCTTTATGGACGAGACGTACGGAAAGCACTACGAGTCGGAGCAGCGGATCGGTATGCTTTTCAATCTTTTTACGGGAATTGCCATCGTGATATCGTGTCTGGGTTTGTTGGGGCTTTCTACTTACACGGCGCAGACGCGTGTGAAGGAGATTGGTATCCGGAAAGTGATGGGGGCGAGTGTAGGAAGTATCGTGGTGATGCTTTCGAAGAATTTTCTGTTGTTGATCGGGATTGCTATTGTCATTGCCACGCCGGTGTCGTTGTGGTTGATGCAAGGTTGGTTGCAGAACTTTGCGTATCAGGTGAGTGTGCAGTGGTGGGTGATCGCGTTGGCTGCGGGGACGGCGGTGTTGATTGCTTTCTTTACGATCAGTTTTCAGTCGGTGCGGGTGGCGTTGGAGAATCCGGTGAAGAGCCTGCGGTCGGAGTAAGGGTTCTGCAGTCTGCAAAGAAAGGCGGCACGAGTGCGACACTTGCGCCAACTACATTATTTTGTTTGCCACCTCTTTCCCACTCGTCAACGCTGCCTCTACTGTCCCCATGGAAGGGCCCTCATACATGGCTTCTCCAGCAAAATAGAGGGTGTCTTGTATAGGCTTCGTCACCAGGGCCAAAGCGCTTGAGGTTTCTACAGTAGTGTAGCCATATGCGCCGTGGGTGAAGGGATCTTGTGTCCAATCGGCGATGTGCCAGTGGCGGATCCTGGATTCTATTTCGGCGGGAGTGAGTTTGAAAATGTACTGAAGCGATGCGATGGCTTTTGCAAACAGATCGCCGGTCTGATGATGCGCATTAAAGGTACGCGGGCCGCCAAACCAGCCAGTGAGCAGTGGCGTCTGGTCGGGAAGTTGTGTCCACCAGGTGGGGATGTCGGCATCGGAAAATAAAAAAGCGAGGTTCTTCAATTTTCTGCTGGCGTGATCCTCCCAAAAGGGCTCGTTAAACTCAAACAGAAACTTAATGACCCCTCCAAAGCCCATGGCTTGAAACGCAGTTCGATGCTGCGGCAGATCGGGGGTGAACCGTATCGTTCCTTTTTGCAACACGCCCAACGGTACGGTGACGATCACATTGTCGCCTTCGATGCTTCTGCCGGAATCGGTGGTTACTTTCACGTGGCCTTCTCGCCATTCTATTTCGTGAACCGGCGAAGAAAGCAGGATGGTGCCACCTGCTTTTTTTACCTTTTCAGCAAGATACTGCATCAATGTGCTGTAGCCATCGCGAACATGATATTGATGTTCTTCATCGGTTCCCGACCACTCTTCTCTTAAAGCCAATGCGCTGACACGGTGAATATCGGCCGTGTCGAATCCTTCCGCAAAACGTTGCACGCGGTTGCGCAGGTCTTGGTAGGTGTCTCCTCTGAAATGCCGGTCCAGAAAAGAGGCCATGTCGGTGTCGGTCGTCAGGGTGTTGAGGGCTTGGGTCAATTCGCCCCATTGGTCGTCCATGAAATCGCCTTGCTCTAGTTCACCTTTATTTAGCGTATAATAATTTCCTTGCACTTTCATAGCCTCGCCGTTGGCTTCACGGAGTAGGGCGAGCGTGAGGGATTGGTCGCCGTGGATAAATTCGGCACCCGTTTCCACGGGGCGGGAAAATTTTTCGGTCAACTTGTGGATGCGGCCACCGATTCGGTCACGGGCCTCTAGTATCGTCACGCTGTGATTTTTCTCCGACAGCATTCTGGCGCTCATTAGTCCTGCGGCTCCGGAGCCGATTATGATAATATGTGACATCGGGAAGAAATTTAGAAGTTATTCAGCTAAACAACTGGTGCTGGGGAAGGTTTTTTTTGAAAACAAAAACGGCTTACAAGACATAAAGAACTATCTTCGCTTCGAACGTTAAATTTAAGATGGAGGTTCAGCGATCGAATGACCATTAAAAAAATCGTACTCAGAACATTACTCGGACTGCTTGTCATTTTTTTCCTTTTCATTGGATTATTTGTCGTCCCCTATTTCGCCAATATTGTTATGCCTTGGGATAGGGCGGAAGCCATTGAAATCGCGACAAGATGGGGAGGATTGGCAGATCTACCGGACGCAGCAGAAGATATTTCGGTGGACACCGAGGGAGGTATGTTTACAAGAACCTTTATCATTGAATTTGAACTTGACAATAATGCGATCGATGCGTGGATAAAAAAAGAGTGCTCGTATGAAGGACCTGGCGCCGATCGTTGAAGAGGATGGTACCCTTCGATATGAAATTCATCCTGGCGAAGAACGGTCGATCGGGGGAACCGTTCGCATCAATCGGCTGGATCATTGGGTTATCATTAAAATGGCATGGAGCTAAACACTAAGCGAATGGACTATCATCTGAACTGGTTAAAAAATAAGTTTGACAAAGGAGAACCACTCAAATACATCTTCTTCTGGGGCCATTCGAACAAAGCCCCGGATGAAATTGGAAAATTTGTTTTCAGTCAATGGTATCCTTCACCGTTCACATTGGATGGCGTAGAATACAAAACGGCTGAACATTGGATGATGGCCCAAAAAGCGCGTTTGTTTGGAGACCACGAAATTTCCGAGCGGATCTTAAAAGCCACAAAGCCCGGGGAGGTAAAGGAGCTCGGCCGAAAGATCAGGGGATTTGATGAAGTCAAATGGAACAACGAGAAATTTGAAATCGTAAAGACTGGAAATATTCACAAGTTCAATCAAAACAAAAAGCTTAAGGAATATTTGTTGAGTACCGCCGACAGGATCATTGTAGAAGCAAGCCCAACCGATTCCATCTGGGGAATTGGGCTCGGCCAAGATGCTAAACTGATTGAAGATCCCCATACCTGGAAAGGGGAGAACTTATTGGGGTTTGCCATCATGGCGGCAAGAGATTTTTTGCGCGACGAGTCGCTGAAGAAATAATTCTTATAAAAACTCCAACCTAGATCTTCCCGACTTGAAGATCCTTTGTCACTTCCGTGGAACTAAACGCCGGTGTCAGGCTAAGACTTCCTCCGATAACTTTGGCGACTTCATCCCGGAATACGTCAAGATAAGTCCCACGACGCTTGTAGCAATTCCAAAATAGGCCGGAAGCAAGTGGGACGTCGTGGTGTAGCCAATCAGGAAGTGAACGCCGATCGCCGTAGAAAAACCGACGGTCATCGACAGCGCAAGGATCTGCCAAAGATTAATAGAAGGTCCCGATCTTCGGATAATGAAAAAGTAGAGCAGCCCAATGGTGGCCAATCCTCCTCCAAAGGCGGCACGGTCATGCGCGATCAGTGGCTTGAGGTTGCTGTTTATTTTTTCGATGCCGCACACCGTGATGTTCATGTACTCCAGATCCTGGGGAACAAAAATTGTGGTCATCCCAACGATCATGATCGTGACACCCGCCAGGAGCATGCCTGTCGCGGAGAACAATAGGAAGATCCTCCCTATGCCATATCGCGACTTGAAATCAATCTTTTCCTTTGCTAGAAAGACATCGCTGACAGCGCTATTCCGTATGATGATCGAATAGGAACGGGTCAACCCCGCGACGAAAAATGGAAGCAAGAGCA carries:
- a CDS encoding flavin monoamine oxidase family protein; protein product: MSHIIIIGSGAAGLMSARMLSEKNHSVTILEARDRIGGRIHKLTEKFSRPVETGAEFIHGDQSLTLALLREANGEAMKVQGNYYTLNKGELEQGDFMDDQWGELTQALNTLTTDTDMASFLDRHFRGDTYQDLRNRVQRFAEGFDTADIHRVSALALREEWSGTDEEHQYHVRDGYSTLMQYLAEKVKKAGGTILLSSPVHEIEWREGHVKVTTDSGRSIEGDNVIVTVPLGVLQKGTIRFTPDLPQHRTAFQAMGFGGVIKFLFEFNEPFWEDHASRKLKNLAFLFSDADIPTWWTQLPDQTPLLTGWFGGPRTFNAHHQTGDLFAKAIASLQYIFKLTPAEIESRIRHWHIADWTQDPFTHGAYGYTTVETSSALALVTKPIQDTLYFAGEAMYEGPSMGTVEAALTSGKEVANKIM
- a CDS encoding NADAR family protein; translation: MDYHLNWLKNKFDKGEPLKYIFFWGHSNKAPDEIGKFVFSQWYPSPFTLDGVEYKTAEHWMMAQKARLFGDHEISERILKATKPGEVKELGRKIRGFDEVKWNNEKFEIVKTGNIHKFNQNKKLKEYLLSTADRIIVEASPTDSIWGIGLGQDAKLIEDPHTWKGENLLGFAIMAARDFLRDESLKK
- a CDS encoding ABC transporter permease, which produces MKKHAPPRLFLRFFRWYCHPDLVSHIEGDLMELYNERLKDTGKRKADWRFVWDVLLLFRPGIIRSQREYDNINNFDMFRNYFKTAWRHLVSSKYYSALNLLGLTLGLTVGLLILLWVNDELHYDGFHSKADRIYRINVNLESSGNKFSVSVVQPTVAFYGLKEIADIEQAARITQTQDYAVFRHKDVALSKNVAVYTDPSFFKIFDYPLVEGDLKNPFPTPESVVLTQATAKRFFGDEDPLGKILLADNKDNFVVSGVMADFPDNSGIKCDILFSTSLAEKQSKDRGWQPLEEQWGNYGWVTFLQLRPGTNLKSVEEKLTQINIKHQPALKPVDVGFYTLQSLKDLHLYDTDGKPSGMQTVKIFAIVAALILLIASINYVNLFTARATLRSKEVSVRKIIGASRKQLFNQFVVQTLLFFLIALTVALGLISFLMPYYNVLAGKHMVLDPFSPMVWKVIGATLLVTLLASSVYPAMLLSSFHPIHALRQKLSWGIRNAAFRKILVVCQFAFSVGLIIATLMIGRQLTFLREKELGYDKSFVIGLDMNRMKDHFEEVKSQLLSQTSITGVTSATNNITNVGGASLDVDWDGKDPNGSFFIHDMGIDKDFISLFKIEMIEGKNFTGAATDSSYFILNETAVRESGIKDPIGKRFRLHRIEGTIVGVVKDFHFVSLRQKIEPFVFHYEPVSSGLFVKANANGAKDALRHIEKVWNQYNDGFPFDYAFMDETYGKHYESEQRIGMLFNLFTGIAIVISCLGLLGLSTYTAQTRVKEIGIRKVMGASVGSIVVMLSKNFLLLIGIAIVIATPVSLWLMQGWLQNFAYQVSVQWWVIALAAGTAVLIAFFTISFQSVRVALENPVKSLRSE